The following are from one region of the Desulfomicrobium apsheronum genome:
- the mazF gene encoding endoribonuclease MazF yields MYVPDRGHAVWMNFNPQAGHEQAGHRPALVVSPASYNGRTGLVLCCPITNQIKGYPFEVKIEGNPSISGVVLADQIKNLDWRVRGVKFVSVVDDSVLEEVVAKFEALLRSE; encoded by the coding sequence ATGTACGTTCCTGATCGCGGCCATGCCGTATGGATGAATTTCAACCCCCAGGCCGGGCATGAACAGGCTGGCCATCGCCCGGCGCTGGTTGTCTCGCCCGCTTCGTATAACGGGCGTACAGGGCTGGTGCTGTGTTGCCCGATCACGAATCAGATCAAGGGCTACCCTTTCGAGGTTAAGATTGAGGGCAATCCTTCGATCTCGGGGGTTGTGTTGGCGGACCAGATCAAGAATCTGGATTGGCGGGTTCGGGGCGTGAAGTTTGTATCTGTGGTGGACGACTCCGTGCTCGAAGAGGTTGTCGCCAAGTTTGAAGCGCTGCTTCGGTCGGAATGA
- a CDS encoding DUF6680 family protein, whose protein sequence is MTTAQILITILSSLISGMVAVIVSTVFYVFHELRKDKLETLRRFVGNRYDIRGDEFSRALNEVFVVFEKSPKVIAALSEYHKKIITRQNSEDELIKLFKAMCNDVNLGYSDFNDSFFLPPFNTRSNCSMSKNFVKSSCNKNNQDVLNFDI, encoded by the coding sequence ATGACGACAGCGCAAATTCTAATAACAATACTCTCTTCGTTAATTTCTGGAATGGTTGCTGTAATTGTTTCGACAGTTTTTTATGTTTTTCATGAGCTCCGTAAAGATAAGCTTGAAACACTGAGAAGATTTGTGGGCAATCGTTATGATATACGTGGTGATGAATTCTCACGTGCGCTCAATGAAGTATTTGTAGTATTCGAAAAGTCTCCAAAAGTGATCGCTGCTCTATCTGAATATCACAAAAAAATTATAACACGACAAAATTCAGAAGATGAGTTGATAAAGTTGTTTAAGGCGATGTGTAATGATGTTAATCTAGGATATAGTGATTTTAATGACTCATTCTTTCTGCCCCCATTTAATACTCGATCAAATTGCTCCATGTCTAAAAACTTTGTGAAATCTTCATGTAACAAAAATAATCAAGATGTTCTAAATTTCGATATTTAA
- a CDS encoding helix-turn-helix domain-containing protein, whose translation MSWHGQQIKTLAKDKGLTLTSVAELVGVSRQAINDWIKGQVPKGGHLLRLCKVLETPPDTFFLSEIDSRITVPMHRTRKNAKINDTMQKEATDLAAAFELFFREASDPGLVQSLRIYKKTGAEIAKASAALRELGGIENDAPLNFDHVFLLLKSLGVNLVFSDFHEKIKAYAFYTKINNHRVVFVNFETKILDFVFCVLHEAIHSIRDESNAYDASFVYSNEEEDFCDNIASHAQLTEKYLLFLNEAIQGLDVKTQLTQLAKFSEKNHHTLHAIQKRIGNTLPAFGDSLYRFETNLRKKSPTVREFFFKARDAREYIERWERISPVYLEHIIEQSDKISPRRLCELLSIESELDAVEAKTELVRIKSEA comes from the coding sequence ATGAGCTGGCACGGTCAACAGATAAAAACATTGGCAAAAGACAAGGGTCTCACGCTCACAAGCGTGGCGGAACTGGTTGGCGTTTCCCGGCAGGCCATCAATGACTGGATCAAGGGGCAGGTTCCCAAGGGTGGGCATCTCTTACGGTTATGCAAAGTGCTTGAAACACCCCCCGACACGTTCTTTTTGTCGGAGATTGATTCGCGCATAACGGTGCCGATGCATCGCACCAGAAAAAATGCAAAAATCAACGATACCATGCAAAAAGAGGCCACGGATCTTGCTGCGGCATTTGAATTGTTCTTCCGGGAGGCCTCCGATCCCGGCCTTGTACAAAGCCTGAGAATTTACAAGAAAACGGGTGCGGAGATCGCAAAGGCCTCAGCGGCATTGAGGGAACTCGGCGGCATTGAAAATGACGCCCCCTTGAATTTCGATCACGTATTCCTTTTATTGAAAAGTCTGGGTGTGAATCTTGTTTTTTCCGATTTCCATGAAAAAATTAAAGCATATGCATTCTACACAAAAATAAACAACCATAGGGTCGTTTTTGTAAATTTCGAAACCAAGATTCTGGATTTTGTGTTTTGCGTCCTACATGAAGCCATTCATTCCATTCGGGACGAAAGCAATGCGTATGACGCTTCTTTTGTATACAGCAACGAGGAAGAAGATTTTTGCGATAACATAGCAAGTCACGCCCAGCTGACAGAAAAATATCTTTTATTCCTTAATGAAGCTATTCAAGGACTCGATGTAAAAACACAGCTTACTCAACTTGCTAAATTCTCTGAAAAAAATCATCACACGCTCCACGCCATTCAAAAGCGGATCGGGAATACACTTCCTGCATTTGGAGATAGTCTTTACCGTTTCGAGACAAATTTACGTAAAAAGTCTCCAACGGTGCGTGAGTTCTTTTTCAAGGCCAGGGATGCCAGAGAATATATTGAACGCTGGGAGCGCATTAGCCCTGTTTATCTGGAGCATATAATCGAGCAGAGTGACAAAATCAGCCCTCGCAGGTTATGCGAACTTCTTAGCATAGAGAGTGAACTCGACGCGGTCGAAGCAAAGACAGAGTTGGTTCGCATCAAGTCCGAGGCGTAA
- a CDS encoding glycosyltransferase family 4 protein has product MRGGSERVMLDESECLTEIEHEVVHFSRQNSNNYASSYSHFFPSNINYSDLNVFKKIQSAINIVYSRQSKNYFNSFVNITKPNIIHGHNIYSGLTYSIVDVAKKYNIPFVLTLHDLKLACPSYLMLNNGKVCERCLSGNYWNCTIYQCHKKNTIASFIVTIEAYFNKLFRKYEWIDSFICPSRFLIEKVSSAGFLRDKLVYLPNALNPQAYVPSYGAGEYALFVGRLSHEKGLITLLKAFQDIAMPLKIAGTGPLDEQARSFVRDNNLSHIGFEGYCSGDNLSNLYKNAAFIVVPSECYENAPMCILESFAYGKPVIGANIGGIPELVIDGDTGLLFESGSHESLRSAVTSLWGQTARIDKMGHAARNRIENEFSSARHVQKLIDIYESAIFKKR; this is encoded by the coding sequence ATGCGTGGTGGTTCTGAGCGTGTAATGCTTGATGAATCTGAATGTCTTACGGAGATTGAACATGAAGTTGTACATTTCTCTAGGCAAAATTCAAATAATTATGCAAGCTCTTACTCTCATTTTTTTCCTTCAAATATTAATTATAGCGATCTTAACGTTTTTAAAAAAATTCAATCTGCTATTAATATAGTATATTCAAGACAATCTAAAAATTATTTTAATTCGTTTGTTAATATCACAAAGCCAAATATAATTCATGGTCATAATATTTATTCAGGACTTACGTATTCAATTGTTGACGTAGCAAAAAAATATAATATTCCGTTTGTTTTAACATTACATGATCTTAAATTGGCATGTCCTTCATATCTAATGTTGAATAATGGCAAAGTTTGTGAGCGATGCTTGTCTGGTAATTACTGGAATTGTACTATTTATCAATGTCACAAAAAAAATACTATAGCTTCTTTTATTGTTACGATTGAAGCTTATTTCAACAAGCTTTTTAGAAAATACGAATGGATTGATTCTTTTATTTGTCCAAGTCGTTTTCTGATTGAGAAGGTTAGCTCGGCAGGTTTTTTGCGTGATAAGCTCGTATATCTTCCAAATGCTTTAAATCCCCAAGCATACGTCCCAAGTTATGGTGCTGGAGAGTATGCATTATTTGTTGGTCGTCTTTCTCATGAAAAAGGCCTCATAACTCTCCTCAAGGCTTTTCAAGACATTGCTATGCCACTAAAAATTGCAGGAACAGGGCCGCTTGACGAGCAAGCGCGATCCTTTGTTCGCGATAATAACTTATCACACATTGGGTTTGAAGGTTATTGTAGCGGAGATAATTTAAGCAACCTCTATAAAAATGCAGCTTTCATTGTTGTTCCTTCTGAATGTTATGAAAATGCACCCATGTGTATTCTTGAGTCTTTTGCTTACGGAAAGCCTGTTATCGGGGCAAATATTGGAGGCATTCCTGAGTTGGTGATAGACGGAGATACCGGTCTCTTGTTCGAATCTGGTTCGCATGAATCACTTAGATCGGCTGTTACTTCCCTTTGGGGTCAAACTGCTCGGATTGACAAGATGGGACATGCTGCAAGAAATAGAATTGAAAATGAATTTTCATCTGCAAGGCATGTTCAAAAATTAATTGATATTTATGAAAGTGCAATATTTAAAAAGCGTTAA
- a CDS encoding radical SAM protein, whose product MEASVIVSYRCPMRCKMCNIWSNPSSKDREFRPELLNKLPRVNLVNVTGGEPLVREDLPEIIRILFTKTDRVVISSSGFYEERIFKLAETFPNLGFRISIEGLSRKNDELRGIEGGFDRGLRVLLGLRKMGVKDIGFGITVSNNNSKDMLWLYELGKNLKMEFATASFHNSFYFHKDDNVVTNLEEVSADFEDLANRLMRENRPKSWFRALFNIGLINYIHGNRRMLPCEAGSANFFIDPYGEVLPCNGMEEKYWFQSMGNLHDVDDFMEIWDSERAKEVRAKVAKCPKNCWMIGSASPVMKKYVKKILPWVVKNKLKVLAGGRVDGSCCPHFDVGQDPDQGRSIR is encoded by the coding sequence GTGGAAGCTTCCGTAATTGTATCCTATCGCTGTCCTATGCGTTGCAAAATGTGCAATATTTGGAGTAATCCATCTTCCAAAGATAGAGAATTCAGGCCTGAATTGCTTAACAAACTTCCGAGGGTAAATCTTGTAAATGTAACTGGTGGCGAACCTCTGGTTCGTGAAGATCTGCCGGAAATTATCAGAATCCTGTTCACCAAGACGGACCGTGTAGTCATATCCTCGAGCGGGTTTTACGAAGAGCGCATATTCAAGCTTGCTGAAACATTTCCCAACCTTGGCTTCCGAATCAGCATTGAAGGGCTTTCTCGAAAGAATGATGAGCTTCGCGGAATAGAAGGTGGATTTGATCGGGGGCTTCGTGTTCTTCTTGGTCTTAGGAAGATGGGCGTGAAGGATATCGGCTTTGGAATTACCGTATCCAATAACAACTCCAAGGACATGCTGTGGCTCTATGAGCTTGGTAAGAATTTGAAAATGGAGTTCGCGACAGCCTCTTTTCATAATTCATTTTATTTTCATAAAGATGACAATGTCGTTACAAATCTTGAAGAAGTCAGTGCAGATTTTGAAGATCTGGCTAATAGACTGATGCGTGAAAATCGCCCCAAATCATGGTTTAGAGCGTTGTTCAATATTGGTTTAATTAACTATATTCATGGAAATAGACGCATGTTGCCATGCGAGGCTGGTTCTGCCAATTTTTTTATTGATCCGTACGGCGAAGTGCTCCCATGTAATGGGATGGAAGAAAAATACTGGTTTCAAAGTATGGGTAATCTTCATGATGTAGATGATTTTATGGAGATATGGGATAGTGAACGAGCCAAAGAGGTCAGGGCTAAAGTTGCTAAGTGCCCCAAGAATTGTTGGATGATTGGGTCTGCGTCTCCAGTCATGAAAAAGTATGTAAAGAAGATCTTGCCCTGGGTGGTCAAGAACAAGCTTAAAGTGCTGGCAGGTGGTCGAGTCGATGGATCGTGTTGCCCCCATTTTGATGTTGGTCAAGATCCCGATCAAGGGCGATCAATTAGATAG
- a CDS encoding transposase: protein MSRPLRIEYPGAWYHIMNRGRRRENIFLNSSDYQAFVDLLANVSDMFKAQVAAFALMSNHYHLLLCTPEGNINRIMRHVGGVYTQGFNRRHGHDGQLFRGRYKAILVDEEEYLSGLVRYIHHNPLKAGLVANLDEHAWTSHHAYLSDSSIWNWMHRAPVLKRFSDDLDEARKGYLRFMAEEDDERVEQAFSMRNLPSILGGLDFVKKIKGRFFTEKRHREVPTARVLAPSIQEVTEVVAAYYGVDEASLFLMRRGVTNEPRDLAIHLTRTLCGTPLQKIADRFSIGSYSSVSTVLTRVGRRLAREPEFRTRFDEVRGGFGAGSAGSLRPRVDRNN from the coding sequence ATGTCACGCCCCTTACGCATCGAGTACCCCGGCGCCTGGTATCACATCATGAACCGTGGCCGCAGGCGGGAGAATATCTTTCTGAATTCCTCGGACTACCAGGCATTTGTCGATCTGCTGGCTAACGTCTCGGACATGTTCAAGGCGCAGGTCGCCGCCTTCGCGCTGATGTCCAATCATTACCATCTGCTCTTGTGCACGCCTGAGGGCAACATCAACCGCATCATGCGCCACGTCGGCGGCGTGTACACTCAAGGCTTCAACCGTCGGCACGGGCATGACGGCCAGCTTTTCCGCGGGCGCTACAAGGCTATTCTGGTTGATGAGGAAGAGTATCTCTCGGGCCTTGTCCGCTACATCCACCACAACCCCCTCAAGGCCGGCTTGGTCGCGAACCTCGACGAACACGCCTGGACCAGCCATCACGCCTATCTTTCGGACAGCAGCATCTGGAACTGGATGCACCGTGCGCCAGTCCTGAAGCGTTTTTCCGATGACCTGGACGAGGCCCGCAAGGGGTATCTGCGGTTCATGGCCGAGGAGGACGACGAAAGGGTGGAGCAGGCGTTCTCGATGAGGAATCTGCCGTCCATTCTAGGCGGGCTGGACTTCGTGAAGAAGATCAAGGGACGGTTCTTCACGGAGAAGCGGCATCGCGAGGTTCCGACAGCCAGGGTGCTGGCGCCGTCGATTCAGGAAGTCACGGAGGTTGTGGCGGCGTATTACGGCGTGGACGAGGCGTCGCTGTTCCTGATGCGCCGGGGCGTGACCAACGAGCCCCGGGATCTGGCCATCCATCTGACACGCACGCTCTGCGGAACGCCCTTGCAGAAGATTGCCGACCGCTTTTCCATCGGCAGCTACAGTTCGGTCAGCACCGTCCTGACCAGGGTTGGCCGGCGCCTGGCCCGGGAACCGGAGTTCAGGACAAGGTTTGATGAGGTGCGGGGCGGGTTTGGGGCTGGGTCGGCTGGGTCTTTGAGACCAAGAGTAGACAGAAATAATTGA
- a CDS encoding transposase encodes MEWVVRRGLSRKGPFRFTILERTRRHSARALLDDHRLRSYAQHGRACFRRAEEEQPRGILPQALSRPNGCLRAIAMDMWGPYFTATMAHVSDAGAKIVHDRFHVMKHVNETVDKVRKQEHKALMAQGDETLKGTKYLWLFRAENLPAKHQSTFDALKTSTLKIAKAWAMKENLQSLWGYMSPGWGRTFFKRWIKWIDRCGLEAMKQVEQLLSGHLENIPTF; translated from the coding sequence ATGGAGTGGGTTGTACGACGAGGCCTTTCACGCAAAGGGCCCTTCCGATTCACTATCTTGGAAAGGACGAGAAGGCATTCCGCAAGGGCACTCCTAGATGACCATCGTCTGCGATCTTATGCGCAGCACGGTCGAGCATGTTTTCGTAGAGCGGAAGAAGAGCAGCCTAGAGGAATATTACCGCAGGCTCTCTCCAGGCCAAATGGATGCCTCCGAGCAATCGCAATGGATATGTGGGGGCCATATTTCACGGCGACCATGGCGCATGTGTCGGATGCCGGAGCCAAAATCGTCCACGACAGATTTCATGTCATGAAACACGTGAACGAAACCGTGGATAAAGTGCGCAAGCAAGAACATAAGGCCCTGATGGCTCAGGGCGACGAAACCCTCAAAGGGACTAAGTACCTTTGGCTGTTTCGGGCCGAGAACTTGCCTGCCAAGCATCAGTCGACATTCGACGCCCTCAAGACCAGCACTCTCAAGATTGCCAAAGCGTGGGCCATGAAAGAGAACTTGCAGTCATTGTGGGGCTATATGTCTCCTGGATGGGGACGTACATTCTTCAAGCGTTGGATAAAATGGATTGATCGTTGCGGATTGGAAGCTATGAAGCAGGTGGAACAGTTACTTTCGGGGCATCTTGAAAATATCCCGACTTTCTGA
- a CDS encoding heparinase II/III family protein, with amino-acid sequence MSRAHPFSLPGQMRLLRTVSHLKSRQIFFQLLRRLGPKRRVSAPVGIARRPGLSLTPPLPRHCGGEPWALTFIGVRKTFDPDRFDWPRMDQDKLWRYNLHYFDFLHEPGRTNGPELIESWIAANPQGREDAWEPFPVSLRLVNWIKFFLSPGAPSPLPPAWLESLALQAEWLTGNIEYHLLANHYFKNAKALVFAGTFFEGAQAQKWLELGLRILGEELGEQILPDGGHFERSPMYHCMILEDCLDLWNLCQGSGLDALSAFRERLAAVLPGMLAFAGGLTHPDGGIALFNDAALGIEPGHAELAAYHERLGGEPVQAGHGRVLSFPGSGYYRLSPRPGGTLIMDCGPIGPDYQPGHAHSDTLSFELSLDGRRVIVDSGCCQYLDGDIRRYNRGNMGHNSLTVDGMNQTEVWGAHRVGRRARPVHARAGEEGGALFAEGGHDGFLRLSGSPAHHRRIVWSGERIEIRDRVDGRGVHDLEMRLHVHPDCPVRQDGGFAMLNMGEASLRVEHDAGRLHIEQGWYCPHFGHAEPCVVICVRVRAQLPWLGSFFMTKMKA; translated from the coding sequence ATGAGCCGTGCGCACCCCTTCAGCCTGCCTGGCCAGATGCGTCTCCTGCGCACGGTATCCCACCTCAAGTCTCGGCAGATCTTTTTCCAACTCCTGCGCCGCCTGGGACCAAAGAGGCGGGTGTCCGCTCCAGTGGGCATTGCCCGGAGGCCGGGCCTGTCCCTGACGCCGCCGCTACCGCGCCACTGCGGCGGCGAGCCATGGGCCCTGACCTTCATCGGCGTGCGCAAGACCTTCGATCCCGACCGTTTCGATTGGCCCCGCATGGATCAGGACAAGCTTTGGCGCTACAACCTGCACTATTTCGACTTCCTGCACGAGCCGGGGCGGACCAACGGGCCGGAGCTGATCGAGAGCTGGATCGCGGCCAACCCGCAAGGGCGGGAGGATGCCTGGGAGCCGTTTCCCGTGTCGCTCAGGCTGGTCAACTGGATCAAGTTTTTCCTGTCCCCCGGCGCGCCGTCCCCGTTGCCTCCGGCGTGGCTGGAAAGCCTGGCCCTGCAGGCCGAATGGCTGACCGGGAACATCGAATACCACCTGCTGGCCAACCACTATTTCAAGAACGCCAAGGCCCTGGTCTTCGCCGGGACCTTTTTCGAGGGCGCACAGGCGCAAAAGTGGCTGGAGCTGGGTCTGCGCATCCTGGGCGAGGAGCTGGGCGAGCAGATCCTGCCCGACGGCGGGCATTTCGAGCGCAGCCCCATGTACCACTGCATGATCCTGGAAGACTGCCTGGACCTCTGGAACCTCTGTCAGGGCAGCGGGCTGGACGCGCTCTCTGCCTTTAGGGAGCGCCTTGCGGCCGTGCTGCCGGGGATGCTCGCCTTCGCGGGCGGCCTGACGCACCCCGACGGCGGCATCGCCCTGTTCAACGACGCGGCCCTGGGCATCGAGCCGGGTCATGCGGAGCTCGCGGCGTATCACGAACGCCTGGGCGGCGAGCCGGTGCAGGCCGGCCACGGGCGGGTGCTGTCCTTCCCCGGGAGCGGCTACTACCGCCTTTCGCCACGCCCCGGAGGCACGCTGATCATGGACTGCGGCCCCATCGGCCCGGACTACCAGCCCGGTCACGCCCATAGCGACACCCTGAGCTTCGAGCTGTCCCTGGACGGGCGGCGGGTCATCGTCGATTCGGGGTGCTGTCAGTACCTGGACGGGGATATCCGGCGCTACAACCGGGGCAACATGGGCCACAATTCCCTGACAGTGGATGGAATGAACCAGACCGAGGTCTGGGGCGCGCACAGGGTCGGACGCCGCGCCCGGCCCGTCCATGCCAGGGCCGGAGAGGAGGGCGGAGCGCTTTTTGCCGAGGGGGGGCATGACGGCTTCTTGCGCTTGTCCGGAAGCCCCGCGCATCACCGGCGCATTGTCTGGTCAGGCGAGCGTATCGAGATCCGCGACCGCGTTGACGGACGGGGCGTGCATGATCTGGAAATGCGCCTGCATGTACACCCGGATTGCCCTGTACGTCAGGACGGCGGATTTGCCATGCTGAATATGGGCGAAGCGTCGCTGCGCGTCGAGCATGACGCGGGCAGGCTGCACATCGAGCAGGGCTGGTATTGTCCGCATTTTGGCCACGCAGAACCCTGCGTGGTTATCTGCGTCCGCGTCCGGGCGCAGCTTCCCTGGCTGGGGAGCTTCTTCATGACCAAAATGAAGGCCTGA
- a CDS encoding AbrB/MazE/SpoVT family DNA-binding domain-containing protein translates to MEAKTVKWGNSLALRIPNAIVKDCGLSENTLVDISFRKGEIVIKPVRKRYVLSELLAGITPENIHGEAGMDEPVGQELL, encoded by the coding sequence ATGGAAGCAAAAACCGTCAAATGGGGCAACAGTCTGGCGCTCAGAATACCAAACGCAATCGTCAAGGATTGCGGTCTTTCCGAGAATACGCTCGTCGATATCTCGTTCAGAAAGGGGGAGATTGTCATTAAGCCCGTGCGCAAGAGATACGTGCTGTCCGAGCTGCTGGCCGGGATAACCCCCGAGAATATTCATGGCGAGGCCGGCATGGATGAACCCGTAGGTCAGGAGCTGTTGTGA
- a CDS encoding glycosyltransferase — MKICFILGEIGYGGHARSAISIAIALINKGHDVFFVGGNSGGEFLLKDNGLKYNIFDTGYKKNYIVKFGLKYKIHKILYKLNPDIIHAFDFSGLYLSESYARKYGKKILYTICGGPVPQKFIPSMKPIIVFSKELYEGIYSLHEVDKEKLLINAQRISFDALQNSKFDIYKWSEKDKINFNIPIVLCISRIANLKINSLKEVINCIDIVLLSKKVNLLIIGSIDDSHAFAVINELAKKVNEKHKFNYVTVTNIGSEYASKFLSIADILVGVGRSAFEGMFLGVPTLVLGEYGFSSVAKSATFDRLMAYNFSGRDVLNRKKIEINHMAIELLHILNDNEYKNRISEESKTWVRDNLDVNKGCEFYESIYNKDFPYFEVPKRLIFFKYCIYSFFRQIYKEIAPYSIQNKINYFRFNK, encoded by the coding sequence ATGAAAATCTGTTTTATTTTGGGAGAAATTGGCTACGGTGGTCATGCAAGATCTGCAATTTCAATAGCTATTGCTCTAATAAATAAAGGTCATGACGTTTTTTTTGTCGGAGGTAATAGCGGAGGAGAATTTTTATTAAAAGATAATGGTTTAAAATATAATATTTTCGATACAGGTTATAAAAAAAATTATATAGTTAAATTTGGTTTAAAATATAAAATACATAAAATACTTTATAAATTGAATCCAGATATAATACATGCATTTGATTTTTCAGGACTTTATCTGTCTGAGAGTTACGCGCGAAAATACGGAAAAAAAATATTATATACAATTTGTGGTGGGCCTGTGCCCCAAAAATTTATACCTTCGATGAAACCTATAATAGTTTTTAGCAAAGAATTATATGAAGGAATATATTCGTTGCATGAAGTTGATAAAGAAAAACTACTGATCAATGCTCAAAGAATATCCTTTGATGCGCTTCAAAATAGTAAATTCGATATTTATAAATGGTCTGAAAAAGATAAAATAAATTTTAACATCCCAATAGTTTTGTGCATTAGTCGTATAGCGAACTTGAAAATAAATTCTTTAAAAGAAGTTATTAATTGTATTGATATCGTGCTATTGTCAAAAAAAGTAAATTTGTTGATTATAGGAAGTATTGATGATTCTCATGCCTTTGCAGTTATAAATGAATTAGCTAAAAAAGTGAATGAAAAACACAAATTTAATTATGTAACAGTGACTAATATCGGCTCTGAGTACGCTTCAAAATTTTTAAGTATAGCAGATATTTTAGTTGGAGTAGGAAGGTCTGCGTTTGAAGGTATGTTTTTAGGAGTTCCGACACTCGTTTTAGGTGAATATGGATTTTCTAGTGTTGCAAAGAGCGCAACATTTGATCGTTTAATGGCATATAACTTTTCAGGGAGAGATGTTCTTAATCGTAAGAAAATTGAAATTAATCATATGGCTATAGAATTATTGCATATTTTGAATGATAATGAATATAAAAATCGTATTTCTGAAGAATCAAAAACATGGGTTCGAGATAATTTAGATGTAAATAAAGGATGTGAATTTTACGAAAGTATATATAATAAAGATTTTCCATACTTTGAAGTGCCAAAACGATTAATTTTTTTTAAATATTGTATATATTCTTTTTTTAGACAAATATATAAAGAGATTGCTCCATATAGTATTCAGAATAAAATTAATTATTTTAGATTTAACAAATAA
- a CDS encoding glycosyltransferase family 4 protein, which produces MINNSNKLKIAFLVVKNIARGGGIEKYTLELGRRLVARGHQVMVFSMGHYGEVAPEYAGMQVVKVPCLRHSTIEKLSSSASAVFQLIFKGEKFDIIHLHSVAAGAFAPLIRLGSMGRCILQMHGIEWQRTRWSSFGKNMLKMFEWLSLKGAHAKTAVSKTQCNFFQAQKGMDMRYIPTGAEIKELLPAKEILEMGLETGKYILFASRLVREKGAHYLIPAFQQLDTDFKLVIAGDAKGEEGYKRELRDLAGSDPRIIFPGFVEGQALGELFSNAAVYVQPSEIEGLSIALLEAMSYGNCCLVSDIPENKEAIGDAGFTFQNMNVIDLRDQLATLMSTPDLRVAVGKQARERVLNCYNWDKIVDDFECFYIEQAKVKTY; this is translated from the coding sequence TTGATTAATAATTCGAATAAGCTGAAGATTGCATTTTTAGTTGTCAAGAATATAGCCCGTGGAGGTGGAATTGAAAAATACACCTTGGAGTTGGGGAGGCGCTTGGTTGCTCGTGGGCATCAAGTGATGGTTTTCTCAATGGGACATTACGGCGAGGTTGCTCCTGAGTACGCTGGGATGCAGGTTGTAAAGGTCCCGTGCTTGAGGCATTCAACTATAGAAAAGCTCTCTTCATCGGCGTCTGCTGTATTTCAGCTTATCTTCAAGGGCGAGAAATTCGACATAATCCATTTGCACAGTGTGGCCGCCGGGGCATTTGCGCCCTTGATCCGCCTCGGTTCAATGGGAAGATGTATCTTGCAGATGCACGGCATAGAATGGCAGCGCACTCGCTGGAGTTCGTTTGGCAAGAACATGCTGAAGATGTTCGAATGGCTGTCCCTGAAGGGTGCCCATGCCAAAACGGCAGTATCCAAAACGCAATGCAATTTTTTTCAGGCCCAAAAAGGCATGGATATGCGTTATATCCCAACCGGGGCCGAGATTAAGGAACTTTTGCCTGCCAAAGAGATTCTCGAGATGGGCTTGGAGACGGGTAAGTATATCCTCTTTGCGTCTCGTTTAGTCCGCGAAAAAGGAGCTCATTATCTTATCCCTGCTTTTCAGCAACTCGATACCGATTTCAAGTTGGTCATCGCTGGAGACGCCAAAGGTGAAGAGGGGTACAAGCGCGAACTCCGAGATTTGGCTGGCAGTGACCCCCGCATCATCTTCCCCGGATTTGTCGAAGGCCAGGCGCTGGGTGAGTTGTTCAGTAATGCCGCCGTTTATGTCCAACCTTCTGAGATCGAGGGCCTTTCAATCGCTCTGCTTGAAGCCATGAGTTATGGGAACTGCTGCCTCGTCAGCGATATCCCCGAAAACAAAGAGGCAATCGGCGATGCTGGTTTCACTTTCCAAAATATGAATGTCATCGATCTTCGGGACCAACTAGCCACGCTGATGAGTACACCTGATCTGAGAGTCGCAGTCGGCAAGCAGGCCCGTGAAAGAGTTTTGAATTGCTATAATTGGGATAAAATAGTTGATGATTTTGAATGCTTTTATATTGAACAAGCAAAAGTCAAAACATATTAG